One window of Biomphalaria glabrata chromosome 6, xgBioGlab47.1, whole genome shotgun sequence genomic DNA carries:
- the LOC129926900 gene encoding iron-sulfur cluster assembly scaffold protein IscU-like translates to MAMLPCVARKVALRSRSLLVQTATSYHKNVIDHYENPRNVGSLDKDDKNVGTGLVGAPACGDVMKLQIKVDDDGKIIDAKFKTFGCGSAIASSSLATEWVKGKTTDEAMKIKNTEIAKELSLPPVKLHCSMLAEDAIKAALQDYKKKQTDETPPPEVQKKAAAN, encoded by the exons ATGGCGATGTTACCCTGTGTAGCTCGTAAAGTTGCATTGCGATCAAGGAGTTTGCTTGTACAAACAGCTACCTCATACCATAAAAAT GTGATTGACCATTATGAGAATCCTAGGAATGTAGGCTCATTGGACAAGGATGACAAAAATGTTGGAACAGGACTTGTTGGAGCGCCTGCTTGTGGAGATGTTATGAAATTACAA ATCAAGGTAGATGACGATGGCAAAATTATAGATgccaaatttaaaacatttggcTGTGGATCTGCAATTGCCTCCAGCTCATTGGCTACTGAGTGGGTGAAAGGGAAAACA ACTGATGAAGCTATGAAGATTAAGAATACAGAAATCGCTAAAGAGCTGTCACTACCTCCAGTCAAGCTGCATTGCTCAA TGCTTGCTGAGGATGCTATCAAGGCAGCTCTGCAGGATTATAAAAAGAAACAGACTGATGAAACTCCTCCCCCTGAGGTGCAGAAGAAAGCAGCAGCAAACTAG
- the LOC106078930 gene encoding 60S ribosomal protein L13a-like, which translates to MGFSSQPLVIDGRGHLLGRLAAVVAKTLLNGQRVVVVRCEGINISGNFYRNKLKFLKYLKKRCNVNPARGPFHFRAPSKQFWRVIRGMLPHKTARGKEALGRLKVFEGIPPPYDKKKRMVVPSALKVLRLNPIRKFCNLDRLSHEVGWKYQGVVATLEAKRKVKSKHFYERKKHLLNLREQAKKNVAKKIERHQKVLSQLGY; encoded by the exons ATGGGGTTCTCGAGTCAG CCTCTTGTGATTGATGGTAGGGGCCATCTATTGGGTCGTTTAGCTGCTGTAGTTGCTAAGACACTTCTGAATG gaCAAAGAGTTGTAGTTGTAAGATGTGAAGGCATTAACATCTCTGGAAATTTTTATAGAAACAaat TGAAGTTTTTGAAATACCTGAAGAAGCGCTGCAATGTCAATCCTGCCAGAGGTCCTTTCCACTTCCGTGCTCCTAGCAAGCAATTCTGGAGAGTCATTAGGG gaATGTTGCCTCACAAAACAGCTCGTGGTAAGGAAGCCCTTGGACGTTTAAAGGTTTTTGAAGGAATTCCTCCACCATATGACAAAAAGAAGCGCATGGTTGTCCCCTCTGCGCTCAAAGTTCTCAGACTGAATCCAATTAGGAAG TTTTGTAACCTTGACAGACTTTCCCATGAAGTGGGTTGGAAATATCAGGGCGTTGTTGCTACTCTTGAAGCCAAGAGAAAAGTCAAGTCCAAACACTTCTATGAACGCAAGAAGCATCTTTTG AATCTTCGTGAGCAGGCAAAGAAAAATGTTGCAAAGAAGATTGAACGTCACCAGAAAGTACTTTCACAATTGGGTTACTGA